Proteins from a single region of Candidatus Rubrimentiphilum sp.:
- a CDS encoding dihydrolipoamide acetyltransferase family protein, which produces MPTTITMPQLGETVTEGTVERWLKKAGEPVEKYEAFLEVSTDKVNSEVPSPITGTIRELLVQEGTTVAVGTPIAVIDDVGAASKAAPATKPPETKEDRDTAPPKSRDAMAESANQEPVPGFNIPQLEVKSAAASSGAPAMVPPRSNGQREEAALRGVSPAVRRLAREHHIDVRNVRGSGANGRVTADDVLAAAKLVPSGAVSAPPAETPRTPAKPGPGNTSTYADPIPGTTIHLSSMRRIIAERMVESRRTAPHAWSMVEVDVTNVWEWRKREKDRFERDTGVKLTLLPFFIRAVVESLAVFPLMNAKFVSEGPSIYVEKDVNIGIAIGLPANLVVPVIKHADKLSIKGIALAAGDLIERARKNKLSTDDLKEGTFTVNNTGANGSVASAPIINAGQAGIVTMETVVKRPMVQDDDSIAIRYMMNSCLSLDHRVVDGYVASGFLADLKKRLESMGPRGAL; this is translated from the coding sequence ATGCCGACGACGATCACGATGCCCCAACTCGGCGAGACGGTCACCGAAGGTACCGTCGAGCGCTGGCTCAAGAAAGCCGGCGAGCCCGTTGAAAAATACGAAGCGTTTCTGGAAGTTTCGACCGACAAGGTGAACTCCGAAGTTCCCTCACCGATTACCGGGACGATTCGCGAACTGTTGGTGCAAGAAGGCACGACCGTTGCGGTAGGCACGCCGATTGCGGTTATCGACGACGTCGGAGCAGCAAGTAAAGCTGCGCCGGCCACAAAGCCGCCGGAGACGAAGGAAGACCGCGACACCGCGCCGCCCAAGTCGCGCGACGCGATGGCGGAAAGCGCCAACCAAGAACCCGTGCCCGGCTTCAACATTCCGCAACTCGAGGTGAAGTCGGCCGCCGCTTCATCCGGCGCGCCAGCGATGGTCCCACCGCGCAGCAACGGCCAGCGCGAAGAAGCCGCTTTGCGCGGCGTCTCGCCGGCTGTTCGCCGTTTGGCGCGCGAGCATCATATCGACGTTCGCAACGTGCGCGGCTCGGGCGCGAACGGGCGTGTTACTGCGGACGACGTATTAGCAGCTGCGAAGCTCGTTCCGAGCGGTGCCGTTTCCGCGCCGCCGGCCGAAACGCCGCGAACGCCCGCCAAACCGGGCCCCGGCAACACCAGCACGTACGCGGATCCGATTCCGGGAACGACGATTCACCTCAGCAGCATGCGCCGCATCATCGCCGAGCGCATGGTCGAATCGCGCCGTACGGCGCCGCATGCGTGGTCGATGGTCGAGGTTGACGTCACCAATGTCTGGGAGTGGCGCAAGCGCGAGAAAGATCGCTTCGAACGCGACACCGGCGTCAAGCTGACGCTTCTTCCGTTCTTCATCCGCGCGGTAGTCGAATCGCTCGCCGTCTTTCCGTTGATGAATGCAAAGTTCGTGAGCGAAGGCCCGTCGATTTACGTCGAAAAGGACGTCAACATCGGTATCGCAATCGGCTTGCCGGCCAATCTCGTCGTGCCGGTCATCAAGCACGCGGACAAGCTTTCGATCAAGGGCATTGCGCTGGCCGCCGGCGATCTCATCGAGCGCGCGCGAAAGAATAAACTTTCGACCGACGATCTTAAAGAGGGAACGTTCACGGTCAACAACACCGGGGCCAATGGGTCGGTGGCCTCTGCGCCGATCATTAATGCGGGCCAAGCCGGGATCGTTACGATGGAAACCGTCGTAAAGCGCCCCATGGTGCAGGACGATGATTCGATCGCTATCCGCTACATGATGAACTCTTGCTTATCGTTGGATCATCGGGTTGTGGACGGTTACGTCGCGAGCGGCTTCTTAGCGGATCTCAAGAAGCGCCTCGAATCAATGGGACCGCGCGGCGCCCTCTAA
- a CDS encoding alpha-ketoacid dehydrogenase subunit beta, whose translation MAVATSSSKVLNNVEAVRDTLYEALKNDDRVVILGEDVGARGNVFLITKDFAKEFGTERIIDTPIAEASIVGIAVGMAMEGLRPIAEIQFADFIYPSFNQIVGEAAKTRYRSNGEYTCPMVIRTPYGGGVRGALSHSVSVEALFYHVPGLKIVVPSFPADVKGLLNAAIDDPDPVLFLEHKKTYRLIKGEVPDGHYVIPIGKADVKKEGSQLTVVSYGLYVHWALEAANQLESEGMSVEVIDLRSVRPMDRTLILQSVRKTRKLLVIHEDNKFGGIGAEISAMVAEEALFDLDAPIRRLAAPDVPAMGYAMPLEEAYMSSPAKMADAMRDMVKF comes from the coding sequence GTGGCAGTAGCGACTTCTTCCTCGAAGGTGCTCAACAACGTTGAGGCCGTGCGCGACACGCTCTATGAAGCGCTAAAGAACGACGATCGGGTTGTCATTTTGGGCGAAGACGTCGGCGCGCGCGGCAACGTCTTTTTGATTACCAAAGATTTCGCCAAAGAATTCGGCACAGAACGCATCATCGACACGCCGATTGCCGAGGCGTCGATCGTCGGCATCGCGGTCGGCATGGCCATGGAAGGCCTGCGCCCGATCGCCGAGATTCAGTTCGCCGACTTCATCTATCCGTCGTTCAATCAGATCGTCGGTGAAGCCGCCAAGACGCGCTATCGTTCCAACGGGGAGTACACGTGTCCGATGGTCATCCGCACGCCGTACGGCGGCGGCGTGCGCGGCGCGCTTTCGCACTCGGTTTCGGTCGAAGCCCTCTTTTATCACGTCCCCGGCTTAAAAATTGTTGTGCCGTCATTTCCGGCCGACGTCAAAGGCTTGCTCAACGCGGCGATCGACGACCCCGATCCAGTGTTGTTCCTCGAGCACAAGAAAACGTATCGCTTGATCAAGGGCGAGGTGCCCGATGGGCATTACGTCATTCCGATCGGCAAAGCGGACGTGAAGAAAGAGGGCTCGCAGCTGACGGTCGTGTCGTACGGATTGTACGTACACTGGGCGCTCGAAGCCGCGAATCAGCTCGAAAGTGAAGGCATGTCGGTCGAAGTGATCGATCTGCGTTCGGTCCGTCCGATGGATCGGACGTTGATTTTGCAGAGCGTGCGCAAGACGCGCAAGCTGCTGGTCATTCACGAGGACAACAAATTCGGCGGCATCGGCGCGGAGATCAGCGCGATGGTTGCCGAGGAAGCGCTCTTCGATTTGGATGCGCCGATTCGCCGGCTAGCCGCGCCCGACGTTCCCGCGATGGGCTACGCCATGCCGCTCGAGGAAGCGTACATGAGTTCGCCCGCGAAAATGGCCGACGCGATGCGCGACATGGTGAAGTTCTAA
- a CDS encoding thiamine pyrophosphate-dependent dehydrogenase E1 component subunit alpha produces the protein MANTPTQTRKSLERHGLSDEQLKTIFRTMLLQRQLDNRGFQLNRQGKVPFALGSEGHEALQAGAAMAFARGKDILAPYYRDLGLSIGIGLTPYEIMLSIFARAADHNGGRQFPNHYSSKRAGLMSFSSILAAHIPHAVGAAYALQYRKENGRAVLVTFGDGTTSEGEWHESMNFAAVHKLPIVFLCENNQWAISTPLSLQMGQPDIYKRAEGYGMPGEQFDGFDPLATYDAVKRAMDRARNGGGPTLLEGVCYRFLAHSTDDNDLTYRTREDVDEHRKDDPLPRFENLLLDSGVITADEVAAFKKDVLRETNEATDKAEAMPFPTADDLYKHVYEGAWEPWQ, from the coding sequence ATGGCCAACACCCCAACGCAGACGCGCAAATCGCTGGAACGCCACGGGCTTTCCGACGAGCAACTGAAGACCATCTTCCGCACGATGCTGTTGCAGCGGCAGCTCGACAATCGCGGTTTTCAGCTGAACCGTCAGGGCAAGGTGCCGTTCGCGCTCGGCAGCGAGGGCCACGAAGCGCTGCAAGCCGGCGCGGCCATGGCATTCGCGCGCGGCAAAGATATTCTGGCGCCGTATTATCGCGATCTCGGTTTGTCGATCGGCATCGGCTTAACGCCGTACGAAATCATGCTTTCGATCTTCGCGCGCGCAGCCGATCATAACGGCGGCCGGCAGTTTCCGAATCACTATTCTTCCAAGCGCGCGGGGCTGATGTCGTTCTCGTCGATTTTGGCCGCGCACATTCCGCATGCCGTTGGTGCGGCGTATGCATTGCAATATCGCAAGGAAAACGGACGCGCCGTTCTAGTGACGTTCGGCGACGGCACTACCAGCGAAGGCGAGTGGCACGAGTCGATGAACTTCGCGGCCGTGCACAAACTGCCGATCGTCTTTTTGTGCGAGAACAATCAGTGGGCGATCTCGACGCCGCTTTCGCTGCAGATGGGCCAACCCGACATCTACAAACGCGCCGAAGGCTACGGCATGCCGGGCGAGCAGTTCGACGGATTCGATCCGCTGGCGACTTACGACGCGGTCAAGCGCGCAATGGACCGGGCGCGCAACGGCGGCGGCCCGACGTTGCTCGAAGGCGTCTGCTATCGCTTCCTCGCGCACTCAACCGACGACAACGACTTAACCTATCGCACGCGCGAGGACGTCGACGAGCATCGCAAGGACGATCCGCTGCCGCGCTTTGAGAACTTGCTGCTGGATTCCGGCGTGATTACGGCCGACGAAGTCGCCGCGTTCAAGAAAGACGTGCTGCGCGAAACCAACGAAGCGACCGACAAAGCCGAAGCGATGCCGTTTCCGACGGCCGACGATCTTTACAAACATGTTTACGAAGGGGCCTGGGAACCGTGGCAGTAG
- a CDS encoding thiamine pyrophosphate-dependent dehydrogenase E1 component subunit alpha, which translates to MTAKTGAESKFERHGLTDEQLVAMLRVMILHRTLENRGFALNRQGKIPFASASEGHEAVQAGAAMAFVRGKDILVPYYRDLGLDLGIGLTSYEVMLSLFARVEDHSAGRQFPHHYASRKLGLYTISSVIAAQTSHAVGAAYALKLEKEHGRAVLTTFGDGATSEGEWHESVNFAAVHKLPIVFLCENNEWAISTPLSAQMGQPDVWKRAAGYGMPGVKVDGFDPIACYAVTKEALDRARHGGGPTLIEAKCYRFLSHTTDDDDRAYRTREEVEERRKDDPVPKFERLLVEQDVLTPQGLEDLKASILAETNEATDRAEAVAYPRPEDLLSRVYEGPWEPWQ; encoded by the coding sequence ATGACTGCGAAAACGGGCGCCGAATCGAAATTCGAACGGCACGGGTTGACCGACGAACAGCTCGTCGCGATGCTGCGTGTGATGATTTTACATCGCACGCTGGAGAATCGCGGCTTCGCGCTCAACCGGCAAGGAAAAATTCCGTTCGCTTCGGCCAGCGAAGGGCACGAAGCAGTGCAAGCGGGCGCGGCGATGGCGTTCGTGCGCGGCAAGGACATTCTGGTTCCGTACTATCGCGATCTCGGGCTGGATCTCGGCATCGGCTTAACGTCATACGAAGTGATGCTCTCGCTCTTCGCGCGCGTCGAAGACCACAGCGCCGGGCGGCAGTTTCCGCACCATTACGCAAGCCGGAAGCTCGGCCTGTATACGATTAGTTCGGTGATTGCGGCGCAAACGTCGCATGCGGTCGGCGCTGCTTACGCCTTGAAGTTAGAAAAAGAACACGGCCGCGCGGTTCTCACTACGTTCGGCGACGGCGCAACCAGCGAAGGCGAGTGGCACGAGTCGGTCAATTTCGCGGCGGTGCACAAACTGCCGATCGTTTTCCTGTGCGAAAATAACGAGTGGGCGATCAGCACGCCGCTTTCGGCGCAAATGGGTCAGCCCGACGTTTGGAAGCGCGCCGCCGGCTACGGCATGCCAGGCGTTAAGGTTGACGGCTTCGACCCCATCGCATGTTATGCGGTCACGAAGGAAGCGCTGGATCGCGCGCGGCACGGCGGCGGCCCGACGCTGATCGAGGCCAAATGCTACCGCTTTCTCTCGCACACCACCGACGACGACGACCGCGCCTACCGCACGCGCGAGGAGGTCGAAGAGCGGCGCAAGGACGACCCGGTTCCGAAGTTCGAGCGGCTGCTGGTCGAGCAGGACGTGCTCACACCGCAGGGCCTCGAGGACCTCAAAGCCTCGATTCTGGCGGAAACCAACGAAGCAACCGACCGGGCCGAGGCCGTCGCCTACCCCCGCCCTGAGGACCTGCTCAGCCGGGTTTACGAGGGTCCGTGGGAGCCGTGGCAATAA
- a CDS encoding energy transducer TonB produces the protein MNGRALLAALACILLGMLAHGKAAASVFCDADIVGVASLDAVRPENPRVAQPRLALILGSNDAGTLNGDVILLTPDAAYNVHFENVVAAKSQSAGQPNITKPLLIGFSQPLNVTYAWVDDIGMNGAAPHACPTNPFDAVFGNGNLAPIPFPSVPAALNLINVIPATFKMNLPPTDCATPYRRARQTKSGPKETDYFDTSQGLKAKLLLRVSLDSDGKVADVRVTQSSGSAAVDTAAVVSASKAQYAPAIFRCVPVVGTVDIDFGYEVVP, from the coding sequence ATGAACGGGAGGGCACTTCTCGCGGCGCTGGCGTGTATTTTGCTGGGAATGCTTGCGCACGGAAAAGCAGCGGCGTCGGTGTTCTGCGATGCGGATATTGTAGGCGTCGCCTCGCTGGATGCAGTCAGGCCGGAGAATCCTCGTGTCGCCCAGCCGCGATTGGCGCTAATCTTAGGGTCGAACGACGCGGGAACATTGAATGGGGACGTAATCCTCTTAACGCCGGACGCGGCTTACAACGTGCATTTTGAAAACGTTGTAGCGGCTAAATCGCAGTCCGCGGGGCAGCCGAACATCACCAAACCGCTGTTGATCGGATTCTCGCAACCGCTAAACGTTACGTACGCGTGGGTCGACGATATCGGAATGAACGGCGCCGCGCCGCACGCTTGCCCGACCAACCCATTCGATGCAGTCTTCGGAAACGGAAACCTCGCTCCGATTCCATTTCCCTCAGTTCCAGCTGCGCTGAATCTCATTAACGTCATACCGGCAACCTTCAAGATGAATCTACCGCCAACAGATTGCGCCACACCGTACCGCCGGGCGAGGCAGACGAAGTCGGGACCCAAGGAGACGGACTATTTCGACACAAGTCAGGGCCTGAAGGCAAAGTTACTGCTGCGCGTTTCTCTTGACAGCGACGGCAAGGTGGCGGATGTCCGGGTAACTCAATCCAGCGGGAGCGCGGCGGTGGATACCGCTGCGGTAGTAAGCGCTAGCAAAGCGCAATATGCGCCGGCTATCTTCCGGTGCGTTCCCGTCGTAGGTACGGTGGACATCGATTTTGGTTATGAGGTAGTG